The Candidatus Thermoplasmatota archaeon genome contains the following window.
CATCGTGGGCCGCGTGGAACACGGCCTCGAGGAGCGCGTCCTTCGAGTAGAAGCCGCTGAACGGCGGAAGGCCCGCGATCGAGATGGTGCCGAAAAGCATCGCGAACGCCGTCACGGGCATCCACTTGCGCATGCCGCCCATCTCGCGCATGTCGTACGGCGCGTCCTCGTGGTGGCGCGCGTGGCCGACGGACCCGGCGCTGAGGAAGAGGCCGGCCTTGAAGAAAGCGTGGCTGAACAGGTGGAAGATCGCGACGGTGACGCCCGCAAGCGCCGCGGCCGAGACGGCGTCGCCGTGGCTGAAGTAAAGCGATCCGCCGACGCCGAGCGCGAGGAACATGTACCCGAGCTGCGAGAGCGTCGAGTACGCGAGGACGCGCTTCACGTCGTTGTTCACGAGCGCCATGCTCGCGGCGAAGAGGGCCGTGAAGCCGCCGATGATCGCGACGACGAGCAGAAGCTCGGGCGTCTGCACCATGAGCGGGTACGAGCGCGCGACGAGGTAGACGCCGGCCTTGACCATCGTCGCCGCGTGGATGAGGGCGGAGACGGTCGTGGGGCCCTCCATCGCGTCCGGGAGCCACACGTGCAGGGGGAACTGCGCGCTCTTGCCGACGGCGCCGAGGAAGATGAAGAGGTTCGCGATGAGGAGCGTGCCCTTCGCCGACTCCTCGACCTTGAGCGCGAAGAGGTGGTCGAAGTCGAGCGTGTGGAGGCCGCCCGCCGCCCCGCCGAACTGGACGAGGAGGATGATGATGCCGACGAGGAAGAACACGTCGCCGATCCGCGTGACGAGGAACGCCTTCTTCGCGGCGGCCGCCGCGGCGGGGCGCTTGTACCAGTACCCGATGAGGAGGTACGAGCAGAGGCCCATGATCTCCCAGAAGATGAAGAGGATGAGGTAGTTGCCCGCGACGACGAGGCCGAGCATGCCCGTGATGAAGAGCGTGATCTCGGCGAAGTAGCGGCGGCGCCCGTCGCCCTCCTCGTGCATGTAGCCGACCGAGTAGAGGACGATGAGCGTGACGAGGATGCCGACCACGAAGAGCATGAGCCCCGTGAGCGGGTCGACGTGGATCGCGAGGTTGAGCTGGTAGTTGCCCGCCGTCCACCATTCCATCTTCTGGACGAACGGGTGCGCGTAGCTCACGGTGTGGTCGAGGACCTTCTGGAAGACGAGCAGGCTCAGGATGCCCGCCGCGCCGACGAGCGCGACGGAGAGCCACCCGCCCTGCTCGCCGGGGATCTTCTTCCCGAAGAGGCCGACGAGGAGGAACGCGACGAAGGGCAGGACGGGGATGAGCCAGGTGTACTGGAGGATCGGGTCGACGGCCATCTTACCACCTCAGGCTGCGGGCGCGTTCGGTGTCGATGTTCTGCATCAGGCGGAACAGGTTGACGAGGATCGCGAGGCCGACCGCGGCCTCGGCGGCGGCGAGCGCGATCGAGAAGAGCGCGAACGCGTAGCCGGTGCTCGTCTGGAACATGGACGAGAACGCCGCGAAGTTGAGGTTCGCCGCGTTCAGCATGATCTCGATGCTCATGAGCAGGCGGATGCCCGAGCGTTGCGTGATCATGCCGTAGACGCCGATCGCGAAGAGCGCGGCGGAGAGCGCGACGACCCAGCCGCCGGTGATCGGCGGGAAGCCCTCGAGCATCAGGAATCCTCCTTCTGGGCGAGGACGAGCGCGCCGATGAGCGCGGCGATGAGCGCGACGGAAAGCAGCTCGAAGGCGAACACGAGGGGCGGCTCGGCCGCGGTGCCCGTCTGCTTGAAGAGCTGCGCCGTGACGCCCGTCAGGTTCTCGCGGCCCTCGAGCGTGCCCTGGTCGGGGTGCTCGACGGGGCCGGCCGGGCCGAGCGCGGTGTAGGGGTTCCACGCGTTCGTGAACAGCGCGGCAAGCGCCAGGATGACGAAGACGAGGATGGCGGCCGTCCACTTGAGGTCGGTCTTGGTCTGCTCGTTCAGGCGGATCCCTCCTTCTTCTTCGTGCCGGCGACCGTCTGCGTCTCCGTTCCGTAGACGCCGTCGTCGATGCTCACGCCGTAGAGGTTGCCGGGCTCGCGCACGGGCTTCCTCGGGTTCGTGTCCACGAGGCTCTTCATGGGGCCCACGCCGACCGCGGGCGTCGCCGTCTGGAGGTCCTCGACGCTCTCGACCGAGAAGCCGGGCGGAAGGTCCAGCTCGTCGAGCGAGTGCGGGCGCTCCTGCGGGAGCGTGAGCATCACCGTGAACAGGATGAGCGTGATGACCGCGCCGACGTACACGAGGATCTGGATCGCGGCCAGGAACTCGGCGCCGACGAGGAGGAAGAACGCCGCGACGCCGATGAGGAGCGCCGCGAGCCAGACCGTCGCGTGGATGTTCTCGCGCACGGAGACGACCTTGAGGCCCGCGAACACCATGAGGAGCGCCGTCGCGAAGAAGCCCGTGAGCATCGCGCCCGCGACGATCGCGAGGCCGCCGAGCCCGACGGCCGCGAGGAGGGCCCAGATCGTGATCTCCTTCTCGCGGACGAGGACGAAGATCTGCATCGCGGAGCCGAGGACGAGACCCGCGAGGACGCCTGCGAGACCCCAGCTCGGGAGACCCGCGAGGTAGCCCGCGGCGCCGAGCGCGAGGACGCCGCCCGCAAAGAGCGTGCCGGCGCGGCGGCGGTCGTCGGAGCGCGCGCCGTTCCAGAAGCCCCATCCCGCGCCGCCCGCGAGGACGGCGAGGACTGCGTACGCGAGGTAGGTCGCCATCTGGCTTCCGCCCTCGGGCGCGTAGTTGTTCAGGGGAGACCCTTCGACGAACGCGATCACACTGAGTCCCGTCATGGTGGTCCGCTCCGCGCGCTCCTAACCGGCCTTGGCCTCGTTTTCGCGTTCAAGCTCGAGCTGGCCCTCGCGCTTCGAGAGCTCGTACGAGTCGTAGTCGAAGACGCCGCGGTCGTACTCGGAGAGCTTGAATTCCTTGTCGAGCCGGATGGCGTCCGTGGGACACGTCTCCTCGCAGAGGCCGCAGTAGATGCAGCTCACGATGTCGACGCGCGGGAAGATGGCGCGCTTGTTCTTCGGCGCCTGGTAGTCGAGGGCCTCCATCTGGCAGCTCGCGTTCGGGCACACCATCGAGCACGTGGTGCACCCGACGCAGAGGTCGAGATAGAGCTTGATGCGGCCGCGCCAGTTCTCCGGCACGTCGCGCATCTCCTCGGGGTATTCGACCGTCACGGGGGCCTTCGTCATGGACGTGAGGGTCTCCTTGAATCCCTTGGCGAAGGCGAGGATCGGTACGCGCATCTCAGAAACCTCCCTTGAGGAAGTAGACCTCGGCGACGGCGACGACGAGGTTGACGACGGACAGCGGGAAGAGGACCTTCCAGCCGATGCTCAGGAACTGGTCCGCGCGCACGCGGGGGAGCGTGAACCACGTCGCGAGCACGATGAAGACGAAGACGGCCACCTTCGCGAGGAACACGAGGATGCCGACGAGGTTCCAGAGCCACGACCCGCCCGTGGGGAGGAAGGGCATCGTCCAGCCGCCGAAGTAGAGCAGCACCGTGAGGGCGCTGATGAACACGATGTTCGCGAGCACGCCGACGAAGAAGACGCCGAACTTCATGCCCGAGTACTCGGTGAAGTAGCCGGCCACGAGCTCCGATTCCGACTCGGGCAGGTCGGTCGGGACGACGCCCGCCTTCGCGAGGGCCGCGACGAAGAAGATGAGCGCGCCGAGCGGCTGCAGGAGGATGAACCAGAGGTGGTGCTGCGCGAGCGCGATGCCTGTCGTGCTCATCGTGCCCGCGAGCATCACGACCGCGATCGCGGAGAGGATGAGCGGGATCTCGTAGGCGACGTCGAGCGCGGCCGCGCGCATCGCGCCGTACATCGAGTACTTGTTGTTCGACGCCCAGCCCGCGACGATCTCGCCGATCGGCGCGACCGCGCTGATCGCGAGGATGAACAGGATGCCGACCGAGAGGTCGCTCACGATGACCTGGTTCGAGAAGGGCAGGGGAACGAAGGCGACGATGATGGGGACGATCGCGAGATAAGGCGCGATGCGGAAGCCCCAGGGGTCGGCGCGGGACGGGATCACGTCCTCCTTGGACATGAACTTGATACCGTCCGCGAGGAACTGCAGGAGGCCGAAGGGACCGACGCGGTTCGGGCCAAGACGCGTCTGGATGCGCGCCATGATCTTGCGCATCACGTAGGACATGATGCCGCCGACGCCGAGCACGAAGCCGACGGCGAGGAGCGCGCCGATGAACCACGCGTAGGGCGGGGCGATGAGCGTCTCGATGAGGTTCGTCAGGGGGTCCGCCATGGGTTCACCGGTCGAGGTCGCCGAGGATGATGTCGATCGAGCCGAGCGAGACGACGAGGTCGGGGATCTTCAGGCCGACGACCATGTCGTGCAGGGGCGCGAGGTTCGAGAGCGTGGGCGCGCGCCACTTGAAGCGGTAGGGTTTGGAGGTGCCGTCCGAGACGACGAGGCAGCCGTACTCGCCGCGGCCGCCCTCGATCGCGGCGTACACTTCGCCGGGCGGGGCCTTGAAGCGGTGCTGCCGGGCGCCCTCGCCGACCTCGGGCGAGACGTAGTCGCCCGTCGCGGGCATCTCCGCGATGCACTGGCGGATGATCCGGATCGACTCCGTCATCTCCTTCATGCGGACGATGAAGCGGTCGTAGGCGTCGCCGCCCGTGCGGACGGGCACGTCGAACTTCATGCGGCCGTAGACGTCGTACGGGTGGGCCTTGCGCTGGTCGTACGCGACGCCGGAGCCGCGAAGCATCGGGCCCGAGCAGCCGTAGTTGATCGCGAGGCGCTTCGGGAGGACGCCGACCTTCTTCGTGCGGACGACGAAGATGTCGTTCTCCGCGAGGAGGTTCCAGTACTCCTTGAGCCGCTCCTCCATGTAGTCGCAGTACCGCGCGGCCTCGTCGAGGAAGCCCGGCGGCAGGTCGTTCTTGACGCCGCCGATACGGTACCAGTTGTACGTGAGGCGCGCACCCGAGAGGCGCTCGAGGAGCGCGATCGCGCCTTCGCGGTCGCGCATGCACCAGAAGAAGGGCGTGACGGCGCCCGAGTCCAGGCAGAAGGGACCGAGCCACAGGAGGTGCGACGCGACGCGCTGGATCTCGGCCGTGAGGACGCGGATGTACTGCGCCTTCTCCGGGACCTGCACGTTGCCGAGCACTTCGCAGGCGCGGACGAACGCGTAGTTGTTGTGCATGGCCGCCGCGTAGTCGAGGCGGTCCGTGAGCGGGATGCCCTGGAGGTACGATCCGTCCTCCCACAGCTTTTCGACGCCGCGGTGCAGGTAGCCGATCACGGGATCGACGCCGCGCACGATCTCGCCGTCGAGGAGCACGCGGAGCCGGAGCACGCCGTGGGTCGACGGGTGCTGCGGGCCGACGTTGAGGAGCACGAGGCGCTGCTTCTCGGCCGCGGACTTCGTCGCGAGGCGCGCGAGCGCGGGCGGGAACTCGGCGGAAGCGGGCGCGG
Protein-coding sequences here:
- a CDS encoding NADH-quinone oxidoreductase subunit J yields the protein MTGLSVIAFVEGSPLNNYAPEGGSQMATYLAYAVLAVLAGGAGWGFWNGARSDDRRRAGTLFAGGVLALGAAGYLAGLPSWGLAGVLAGLVLGSAMQIFVLVREKEITIWALLAAVGLGGLAIVAGAMLTGFFATALLMVFAGLKVVSVRENIHATVWLAALLIGVAAFFLLVGAEFLAAIQILVYVGAVITLILFTVMLTLPQERPHSLDELDLPPGFSVESVEDLQTATPAVGVGPMKSLVDTNPRKPVREPGNLYGVSIDDGVYGTETQTVAGTKKKEGSA
- the nuoH gene encoding NADH-quinone oxidoreductase subunit NuoH → MADPLTNLIETLIAPPYAWFIGALLAVGFVLGVGGIMSYVMRKIMARIQTRLGPNRVGPFGLLQFLADGIKFMSKEDVIPSRADPWGFRIAPYLAIVPIIVAFVPLPFSNQVIVSDLSVGILFILAISAVAPIGEIVAGWASNNKYSMYGAMRAAALDVAYEIPLILSAIAVVMLAGTMSTTGIALAQHHLWFILLQPLGALIFFVAALAKAGVVPTDLPESESELVAGYFTEYSGMKFGVFFVGVLANIVFISALTVLLYFGGWTMPFLPTGGSWLWNLVGILVFLAKVAVFVFIVLATWFTLPRVRADQFLSIGWKVLFPLSVVNLVVAVAEVYFLKGGF
- the nuoL gene encoding NADH-quinone oxidoreductase subunit L produces the protein MAVDPILQYTWLIPVLPFVAFLLVGLFGKKIPGEQGGWLSVALVGAAGILSLLVFQKVLDHTVSYAHPFVQKMEWWTAGNYQLNLAIHVDPLTGLMLFVVGILVTLIVLYSVGYMHEEGDGRRRYFAEITLFITGMLGLVVAGNYLILFIFWEIMGLCSYLLIGYWYKRPAAAAAAKKAFLVTRIGDVFFLVGIIILLVQFGGAAGGLHTLDFDHLFALKVEESAKGTLLIANLFIFLGAVGKSAQFPLHVWLPDAMEGPTTVSALIHAATMVKAGVYLVARSYPLMVQTPELLLVVAIIGGFTALFAASMALVNNDVKRVLAYSTLSQLGYMFLALGVGGSLYFSHGDAVSAAALAGVTVAIFHLFSHAFFKAGLFLSAGSVGHARHHEDAPYDMREMGGMRKWMPVTAFAMLFGTISIAGLPPFSGFYSKDALLEAVFHAAHDAPIYYVLYGVGLLTAGLTAYYMFRLYFMTFEGEYRGKDWRAARDGHAGHHREHGSHESHIHESGWTMAVPLAFLGAMALVGGVVVFAFAGGTADNLVAASPETLAAAGVADAGHGEAHGGGLVKALLHPFEVPLTYASIAVALLGAGLAYAWWGPKSVAKNLKADDELTGFSKVLANRYYIDHAYNAFAEKVVVGWARVEDWFDQHVIDGVVNGVANRTGRTADRWRFWQTGDVQDYAFAVVAGVVLIILAIVYAPLLTDALRDRGISFFGGS
- the nuoK gene encoding NADH-quinone oxidoreductase subunit NuoK, with amino-acid sequence MLEGFPPITGGWVVALSAALFAIGVYGMITQRSGIRLLMSIEIMLNAANLNFAAFSSMFQTSTGYAFALFSIALAAAEAAVGLAILVNLFRLMQNIDTERARSLRW
- a CDS encoding NADH-quinone oxidoreductase subunit D: MTTPAITPDNVTLKTAPASAEFPPALARLATKSAAEKQRLVLLNVGPQHPSTHGVLRLRVLLDGEIVRGVDPVIGYLHRGVEKLWEDGSYLQGIPLTDRLDYAAAMHNNYAFVRACEVLGNVQVPEKAQYIRVLTAEIQRVASHLLWLGPFCLDSGAVTPFFWCMRDREGAIALLERLSGARLTYNWYRIGGVKNDLPPGFLDEAARYCDYMEERLKEYWNLLAENDIFVVRTKKVGVLPKRLAINYGCSGPMLRGSGVAYDQRKAHPYDVYGRMKFDVPVRTGGDAYDRFIVRMKEMTESIRIIRQCIAEMPATGDYVSPEVGEGARQHRFKAPPGEVYAAIEGGRGEYGCLVVSDGTSKPYRFKWRAPTLSNLAPLHDMVVGLKIPDLVVSLGSIDIILGDLDR
- a CDS encoding NADH-quinone oxidoreductase subunit I, whose product is MRVPILAFAKGFKETLTSMTKAPVTVEYPEEMRDVPENWRGRIKLYLDLCVGCTTCSMVCPNASCQMEALDYQAPKNKRAIFPRVDIVSCIYCGLCEETCPTDAIRLDKEFKLSEYDRGVFDYDSYELSKREGQLELERENEAKAG